From Candidatus Poribacteria bacterium, the proteins below share one genomic window:
- a CDS encoding RimK family alpha-L-glutamate ligase, which translates to MKIGILSRGPQNHSTRRLSETALIAGHAAEILDPFGFYLHIGGTGNRITYHGKPAEDFNVIVPRLSRTTAQYGEEILAHFEWVGTPVVNRAKSIVAARHKFHSLRILAQHGLPIPPSLTVGSAAFLEDAAAEVGEYPFILKPFHGTHGTGVMLLDTPTSLTSAVDALCDLHQDYVIQSFIAEAGGVDIRVFVVGDEVVGAMKRSAPPGEFRANIHKGASGETITLSDEYIRLAIEAAAALELEIAGVDLLPTNEGAVVLEVNPSPGFEELESVTGIDIADAIIEFVTAFAQES; encoded by the coding sequence ATGAAAATCGGTATCCTCTCACGGGGACCTCAAAACCACTCCACACGTAGGCTTAGCGAAACAGCCCTCATAGCAGGACACGCCGCAGAAATTTTAGATCCCTTCGGTTTCTATCTCCATATCGGTGGCACCGGTAACCGTATTACCTATCACGGGAAACCGGCAGAAGACTTTAATGTGATTGTGCCACGGCTCAGTCGGACGACAGCACAGTACGGCGAAGAGATCTTGGCGCATTTTGAATGGGTCGGAACGCCTGTGGTGAATCGGGCAAAATCGATTGTGGCGGCACGACACAAATTCCATTCTTTGCGCATCCTCGCGCAACACGGCTTACCTATCCCTCCGAGTCTGACTGTCGGTTCCGCCGCGTTTTTAGAGGACGCTGCGGCGGAGGTCGGGGAGTATCCATTTATTTTAAAACCGTTCCACGGCACACACGGCACGGGCGTTATGTTGTTGGATACGCCAACATCGCTTACGTCGGCTGTAGATGCCCTATGCGATCTTCACCAAGACTATGTCATCCAATCCTTTATTGCGGAGGCAGGTGGCGTTGATATCCGTGTTTTCGTCGTAGGAGATGAAGTCGTTGGGGCGATGAAAAGGAGCGCGCCGCCTGGTGAATTCCGGGCGAATATTCACAAAGGGGCATCTGGGGAAACGATCACACTGTCAGACGAGTACATCCGTTTGGCTATAGAAGCGGCAGCAGCACTGGAATTGGAGATAGCCGGAGTCGATCTGCTTCCAACAAACGAGGGAGCCGTTGTTCTGGAAGTCAATCCCTCGCCGGGGTTTGAAGAGTTGGAGTCAGTCACAGGCATCGATATTGCGGATGCGATTATTGAATTTGTAACGGCGTTCGCACAAGAAAGTTAA
- a CDS encoding glycosyltransferase family 4 protein encodes MGIKPSIHLTEPQGKLKILMFNHEFPPIGGGGGWVSYFLGKHFAAAGHEVHLITAQFRECPIDEKVEGFHVHRVRALRKNRDVCAVHEMLTYAVSSSLYGLRFVKQFQPDIVQVFFGIPAGGGAYLLQKFRKVPYVVFLGGRDVPSRNPDPPYYRWLYLLLKPIIRAIWGNASAVVACSDGLRELARETDADVKMNVIPDGLDLGRFEPVQRDTCPEKVRVLTIGRLIPRKGFQFLIRALPQIIENVAHDFEIEIVGDGPYQGELLRLSEDLGVASHIRFAGSVPYAELPQKYHDADVFILPSLAEGMPLVVLEAMGTGLPIVASRVQGIDELVVEDVNGALFDAGDVDGLAHSLVKLINAGENRVEMGKSSVERVKPYDWKHIADAYLALYDDILE; translated from the coding sequence ATGGGCATCAAACCTTCAATTCACCTCACCGAACCGCAAGGAAAGTTAAAAATATTGATGTTCAATCACGAATTTCCACCGATTGGTGGGGGTGGTGGTTGGGTCAGTTATTTCTTAGGCAAACACTTCGCGGCGGCGGGGCATGAAGTGCATCTGATTACCGCTCAGTTTCGTGAGTGTCCGATAGATGAGAAAGTGGAGGGCTTTCACGTGCATCGCGTGCGTGCGCTTCGGAAGAACCGTGATGTGTGTGCAGTCCACGAAATGCTAACTTACGCTGTAAGTTCAAGCCTTTACGGATTGCGGTTTGTGAAACAGTTTCAACCGGACATCGTTCAGGTCTTTTTCGGTATCCCTGCGGGTGGCGGTGCGTACCTTCTACAGAAATTCCGCAAGGTGCCATACGTCGTGTTTTTAGGGGGGCGTGATGTGCCGAGCCGGAATCCAGATCCGCCCTATTACCGGTGGTTATACCTGCTGCTGAAGCCGATCATCCGAGCGATTTGGGGCAACGCCTCAGCGGTTGTGGCGTGTAGCGACGGTTTACGCGAACTCGCGCGAGAGACGGATGCGGATGTAAAGATGAATGTGATCCCTGACGGCTTGGATTTAGGACGTTTTGAGCCGGTTCAACGCGATACTTGTCCCGAAAAAGTCCGAGTGCTCACAATTGGGAGACTCATACCGCGCAAAGGGTTTCAATTTCTGATCCGGGCACTTCCACAGATTATTGAAAACGTCGCACACGATTTTGAAATCGAAATTGTCGGCGATGGACCGTATCAAGGAGAACTCCTAAGATTGTCAGAAGATCTCGGCGTAGCCTCCCATATCCGTTTTGCGGGTTCAGTGCCGTATGCCGAGTTGCCACAAAAGTATCACGACGCTGACGTTTTCATCTTGCCCTCGCTTGCGGAAGGGATGCCGCTTGTCGTCTTGGAGGCGATGGGGACAGGCTTGCCAATCGTTGCCAGTCGGGTTCAAGGCATTGACGAACTCGTGGTGGAAGATGTTAATGGTGCACTGTTCGACGCCGGTGATGTTGACGGACTTGCACACTCGCTGGTCAAACTGATTAACGCCGGTGAAAATCGTGTTGAGATGGGTAAATCGAGTGTTGAACGTGTTAAGCCCTACGACTGGAAACACATCGCTGACGCTTATTTAGCCCTTTATGATGATATCTTAGAAT